ACAACAGCCCGGAGTTACCTAGAGAAGAAAGGCCACAAAAGCCTGGCAATCTTTTGAGGTCACATTTGAACTCAGGTCGCTTTGCGAATCCCGCGCTCCTCGGCAATCCGGTTCACTTCATCCAGATAGTACCGACATGATGTTCTCGACATCCTGATCTTTGTTAAGCCCCAATCCTTGGCCCTTCGGCTGAAGTAGCGAGGATTATAGCCTAGAATCCTTGCTGCGTCCCTACCGCTAATTTGCTGCCTTCCAAGTTTTTCGGGTACGTTCGACTTTTCAGATTTTTCGACCGGGGCATTCGCCCCGATAATTTCGATAATCTCAGACTTAGGAATCGAGTCGATAACTTGCCTGCGGATACTTGAATCTGTCAATGCTTGCCTAATAATTGCTGAAGCAAAACTCGCGATGTCGCCTTGAATTGCGGGGTGTTGAATCAGCATACTCAAGAATCCCGAAGTGTCGCTCTGCAATTTCATATCCATGTTCAGAGTATATCGCATTTCTCTGGAAAGAATAGGGAATCTCGCTGAGGGAGTATTACCGAATTATCAGGACGATGGAATTTTTTGACGGATTGGTGCATCCGACCAATAGTCCGTTTTATGATGAATTTTAATTTCTGAAAATAATGTCTGGAGTTGATAATTGTCCACTGGTGGCCAGCGAGGACTTTATACATGAATTAATGAGCAGTGAGTCCGAGGCAAGATTAGCTGCGTTTTATGATCTTTGGCGATCATCAGAGAGTCTTAGGAGGCAGATACGACAGATTGTTGATAATGAAATTATCGACAACGCATCGCCCCCGCCTGGCAGCGCTTCAACCGAAAAATCACGCGACAGACTTTTTAAGACTACTTGCAGCGATGGGGGCAATGAGGCCTTAACGGATTTTGCGAAGATTGCGCCCGAAGTCGAAAAACGTCTAACCTGCGCCTACGGCGGGCTAAGCCGTAAAGAATTGTTGATATTGCTAGATAGGCACAGAATTGGCAGGCGTGACCCGGGGACCTATTTATTGATTCGAGCTTGGAAAAGGCATACCGACAGTTCCGATAACTCGCCGGATTTCCGATTAAAGCGACTGACGCTAAGCTATATCGAGCGAGCGATCATTGAGAACCGTGCGGATTTTTTCCGTGATACCGCTGACATCCTCGAATTCCTCAAAGACGGCGAATTTTGCGAGAACGGTCGGTGGGACCATGACCCCGGACAGTTTTGGCAATTCCATTTGCTGCTCTACATCTTAGAGCATCCAAAAGAAAAATACACGATACGGGAGTTTGGAGCCTACTTTGAGCGTGAAGTGGGTGCCAATGAAATGCCGACCGCAAAAACCATTCGAGCGTTTTGCCGATCAAACGGCATTTCCTTGGATTCCACTCCCGGCGCACCGAAAAAAGTGAGCACGTAGCCGCTCCGTTCACTTGCAAAAAAAAGCCATGTGGCTCCGGCAGCGATCAGCAGACCGAGCCCCGAGTTGCATCTGTCCACTGTTGATAAGTTGGCCAGCGCCTATGGTAAGTAAGCTTGGCAATTACTCCGTTTAGGGGCCGCAGGAGTCGGGAGGAGACTCTTATTGTTCCAATTACTGGTAAAGATATAAGGGAGGAAGTAAGAAATAATGATTTTGAATTACTGCTAACCAAATGCTGGAATCAGGCGATCAACATCTGACACATAGGCTGTACTTCCTTGCTTCCCGATATTTTACAGCAGCTAAAACGTTCGTACTTGCAGAAATCAGCTTTGTAGAGAGCCTAATTTAGGCATGGACGGCAAAGCAGCCCCAAGAGTATTTATATCGTATTCTCACGATTCCCCTGAACACAAGCAGTGGGTCAGCGAATTCGTGACTGAACTACGTCTGAGCCACGGAGTCGATGCCATATTGGATCAATTGCACCTAGGGCCGGGTGATGATTTTGTCTACTTCATGAGAGAGGCCATCGGCAAGGCTGAGTGGATATTGATTGTTTGCACTGACCCATACATTGAGAAGGCGAATTCGAGAACAGGAGGCGCAGGATATGAGACTATCATCGTCGAAGGTGAGCTAATTCGTGACCTCAAAACGAAGAAGTTCATTCCCATATACCGTCTATCCGACGGTTCATGTCGTGCGCCAGATTCTTTATCGACCCGTTTTGGCGTAAACTTCCACAATTCCGTTGATCGTGAAGAGGCATTTCGGCAGTTGGTAAACTGTTTGCATGGAATCCCTCCCGACATTCCACCAGTTGGCGGAGGTCCCAAACCAAAGAAGAGTAATGCAATAACATCCCCTACTACGGTAAAACCAGTACAAGTGAGTCCAAACTACACCAAGGAGCCACCTGGTCAGATTGATGTTTTGCAGCCCTATTCAAAAGAGCCCCCCGGCGTAATCCCTGTCTTTCCTGAACCGTCAGATGCCACAGGAGAATTCTACGAGGACGCCTTGAACTACGCGACCATTGGGAATCGCACAATCTGGCGTCGCCAACTTGATTCAAGAATTAAGATCGCGTTCATGAAGCTGTTTGAGCTCAGGGAGTCTTGGGATCGCGCGCAATACACACAAGAAGATTGGGAACCTGAAAGTTTTCCCCAAATAGCTTTTGAATCTTTAGCAGTATTCAAAGAAGTGTTCTGCATGGGTTTAGCAGGCATCGAAGCAGCGAATCAGGGATTCAATCGCCAAACTTCACTGATACAAGAGTTAGTTGACCCACCCGATTGGGATTGGGCTGGATCGGTTGTTACTCGCTCGATTCCCGAATTACTTGTGTTTTGCTTTCAAGCATTGGCCGGAGCAATGAGCGTCAAATCCGAGCAACCACACATCATATTTGGTATGGCGAATTTGCCAGTTAGTCGGAGATTCCAGTCGGACAGCACAACATTATGGCAGCAAACAAATCACATTGGTTGGCCGGAAACACTTGGCCGGAATTGTGTTAACGCATGGAATTTCCTCATGCGCCTACACGCCGAAGTCGAATGGATTTCAAAAATATTCGATGGCAAATCGCTTAAGGGGCTCGTATGCGCACACTATGCCCTGTTATCCGTAAATGAATTTCTGCACTTTCTAGATGAAAAGCCGAATCTTGAGACCTACCATCATGGCATACCGACAATGTTTCTAGGGCATGACAACTTAGAGCGTGGTCTTCAGTACCTTTATCGGAGCAAAGTCGAAATCAGGGAATGTATTTTGTCAGGACACGATATTCGAAAGCTCAATGAATACTGGATTGTATGGGTGAAACGATCGTTGGATTACTATGCCAAATTGAATCGTATCGGAATTTACCGCGATGCTCGACTAGGCGGATTTAAAGACCTCCTACCCAATTTATTAAGCTGATTTCTGAATCAAATACTAACTCACCGCTTACGCTTGGCCTTCGCCCACCAGTCGCAAATCTTACCGTCCAGTCCAATGGGCGGCACGGTCATTTTCTTCCAACCCTGTTCGCAGTGCTGTACCACGCACTCAAACTTCCGCAGTTTGCGAAATTCATACGGCTGGATGATGTAGCGATCTTCCTTGTGCTTGTTAAACGAATGTTTACCCCCGGAGACGCCTTGCGACTTGCGCCAGACTTCCCGCTTGCCTACGCAGTCTGCGGCGGTTTTGGCGCTTTCTTCATCGGCAGCCTTGAAGATCACCCGATTGCCCATGTTGGCGATAAACACTTTGGCCTTATCTGCGCCCATTGGAGGAACCAAGCTTTGCGTGGACTGCGTGCCGGTCATGATCATGACGCACGCTTCCCGCAAAGTGTCCACGGTGTTGTAATCGCTCAATCCCGCTTCGTTGGCAGTCGCCGTTTTCTGGAATTCATCAAAGAGACCGACCAGTAGGTTAAGTTCATCGCGTTCCTTGGCGGATTTATCGAAGCGTTGTAGACCGTGATTGTAGAAGCTCAGCTTGAGTAGCGTATA
This is a stretch of genomic DNA from Cerasicoccus sp. TK19100. It encodes these proteins:
- a CDS encoding toll/interleukin-1 receptor domain-containing protein: MDGKAAPRVFISYSHDSPEHKQWVSEFVTELRLSHGVDAILDQLHLGPGDDFVYFMREAIGKAEWILIVCTDPYIEKANSRTGGAGYETIIVEGELIRDLKTKKFIPIYRLSDGSCRAPDSLSTRFGVNFHNSVDREEAFRQLVNCLHGIPPDIPPVGGGPKPKKSNAITSPTTVKPVQVSPNYTKEPPGQIDVLQPYSKEPPGVIPVFPEPSDATGEFYEDALNYATIGNRTIWRRQLDSRIKIAFMKLFELRESWDRAQYTQEDWEPESFPQIAFESLAVFKEVFCMGLAGIEAANQGFNRQTSLIQELVDPPDWDWAGSVVTRSIPELLVFCFQALAGAMSVKSEQPHIIFGMANLPVSRRFQSDSTTLWQQTNHIGWPETLGRNCVNAWNFLMRLHAEVEWISKIFDGKSLKGLVCAHYALLSVNEFLHFLDEKPNLETYHHGIPTMFLGHDNLERGLQYLYRSKVEIRECILSGHDIRKLNEYWIVWVKRSLDYYAKLNRIGIYRDARLGGFKDLLPNLLS